The Halococcus salifodinae DSM 8989 DNA window CGAACGTCAGGACAGGAATATTGAACGAGTCACAGAACCGGACGAACCGCGCGCCCTTCTGGCTCGCCTCGATATCTATGGTGCCCGCGTTGACGCACGGCTGGTTCGCGACCACGCCCATCGGAGAGCCGTCCATCCGCGCGAACCCCGTCACGAGGTTCCGGACAAAGTCACCATGAACTTCGAAGAACGACCCCTCGTCAACGATGCCGTCGATGACTGCAGTCACGTCGTAAGGTTTCCGGGGTTCGTCGGGCACGATCCCGTCCATCGGCGAATCACGCTCGGGATCGTCCCACGGCTCGACCGCCGGTGGATCCTCGACGTTGTTCTGCGGGAGATACGAAAGCAGGCGCTTGATGTCGTCGAGTGCGTCCTCTTCCGACTTACACGTCCTGTGCGCGACGCCGCTCTCGGTGGCGTGGGTGGTCGCCCCGCCCAACTCGGACATCGAGATCTCCTCACCCGTCACGGTTTCGACCACGTCCGGGCCGGTGATCATCATGTGGGAGGTGTCCTCGACCATGAACGTGAAGTCGGTCAGCGCGGGCGAATAGGTCGCCCCGCCAGCGCAGGGGCCCATGATCGCCGAGATCTGCGGAACGAGTCCGCTTGCCTCCGTGTTCCGCCGGAAGATCTTCGCAAAGCCTGCGAGCGAGTCGATCCCCTCCTGGATGCGTGCGCCCGCCGAGTCGTTCAGCCCGATGATCGGAACGCCGTTCTCGATCGCCTTGTCCATCACCGTACAGATCTTGTCGGCGACCGCCTCCCCGACCGATCCACCAAGGACGGTGAAATCGTGGGCGAAGACGAACACGGTGCGGCCATCGACCTCACCGTAGCCGGTGACGACGCCATCGCCTGCGTACTGCTTGTCGTCCATGTCGAAGTTGGTCGAGCGGTGTTCGACGAACTGGCCGACCTCGCAGAACGTGCCGTCGTCAAGGAAGTAGTCGATCCGCTCGCGTGCAGTGAGCTTTCCCCGGTCGTGTTGGGCCGCGATGCGCTCGGTGCCGCCGCCACGCTTTGCCTCCGCGCGCCGCCGACGGAGTTCCTCGGTCGGCGACTCCACAACGTCGGCGTCGACGGTGTCCGTTTCGGTGTCAGCCTCAGCATCGGTCTCGTCGGGGACGGCGGCTGGGTCTTCGGTCACCACGTTACCATTCCATCCCGCCGTTAACGCCGAGGATTTGACCGGTCATGTACGCCGACTCCTTTCCTGCAAGAAACCCGACGATCCCCGCCACATCGTCGACCTCGGCGAAGCGATCCAAGGGAATACGTTGGAGGATCTTCTCCAGAACATCATCAGGCACGTCACAGAGCATGTCGGTCTTGACGAACCCCGGCGCGACACAATTCGCGGTGGTGCCCGAACTGGCGAGTTCGAGCGCGAGAGTCCGGGTAAACCCGAACAGCCCGCTTTTGGTGGCCGCGTAGTTGGCTTGGCCGTAGTTGCCCTCTTGTCCCACCACCGATGAGATATTGATGAGCCGGCCGTGTTTCGCCTCGCGCAGATCGTCGTAGAACGCCTGCGTGCAGTTGTAGACCCCACCGAGATTCACGTCGATTACGCGCTCCCAGTTCGCGCGAGTCATATTCTCAAACGTTCGATCGACAGTGATGCCCGCGTTGTTCACGAGGACATCTACCGGCCCGAACGCATCATGAACTGCATCGCACATCGCTTCAACCGCGGTGTCTTCGGCGACGTCAGCTTGGAGTGGAATCGCGCTCCCGCCCGCGTCCTCAATCGCGTCAACCACCTCGTAGGCGTCGGCCTCCGATGATCGGTAGTTCACACCGACGTTAGCACCCTGATCGCCGAGCGTTTCAGCGATCCCGCGGCCGATCCCTCGCGATGCACCCGTTACCACGCACGTATATGTATCCGTCATTTGCTTGCTGTGGGTTGATCGAGGAGAGGCGACCTCACCCATCGCTCTGCATGCCGCTCGCTCTACCTACGTGCCGTCTGCAGCCCGATTGGCACCAGTCAGGTCTATCACATTCTCCCATTGACCATCATGATCGCTGTTAAGTGTGATAAGTATTCCGGTGAGAAAATATATATTCTATAATGCAGGTACTGCTGGTGCAGAGTACCAAACCAGCGAAAAGAGGAGCAGATATCCCCCGGAAGAAATTCGATTCGGAGAATTCTGTGCGAGGCGATTTGTGTTGATACAGATACTCGCTGGTCATGAGGTATCGGATGCGCCGAGTGAGTTGAGGAACTCAGTGATCGTGCGGTGTCTGGCAGGACCCGAGTACGGCGACACCTCGCGGAGGGTCTCGTCTTCGTAGACGGCAAGATAGAGCATCGGCGGTGCAATGACTTCTTGAGTGGTGTCGGTAGCCAGTGACGACTGTTCGCGACGCTGGAACCCGGACTAGAGACTGTGGCTGTTTTGGTCAGCCCACGCTTCGAACTCGTGGGCTTTGTCGAGTGCCGTCGATGCGGTCCCATCCGGATATCCGCTACTGGCCGTCGCGATGTACTCTCTCCATGTGTTAACCGTGAGAACATCGAGAAGGCCGTTCTGGTCGAAGTCTTCCAACTGTGCAAGAACGGCCTGCTGGAGGTCATGAATACCGGGAGCACGTTCCCGCATCCAGAGTTCGGCTCTGAGATGAGCGCGGTCAGCATCTATCTGCTCGGTGGCCCAGGCAGAGCCGTCGCGGGTCGCCGTCGACGAGAAACAGATCACCGTCGATGGCGAGAAGAAGTGGCTCTACCCACGATCGACACTGTGACCGTCGTTGGTTTTTTCGCTGTCGTTACTGGCTTCTCGCTGGTGAGTCGAAGCACGTTGCAGGAAACGATTGCTCAGCTCAGGGATTCCACGCCGCGCGTTCGCCCAGTCTCTCAAAAACGTGGCGATTGATCCAGCTGTCTACGTATGTTCGAGAATCCACCCTGAACGGCAAACCGGGGTTGTGTCTCAGCCGCTATTGGTGAATAGTTGGATCTGTAGAAGCGCTCAGGATGTATCGGCACGCACGAATGTTACGGGACAGGGTGCGGAAAGCATCACTTCCTGAGCAGTAGAGCCGAAGACTGCCTTACCGGCGGGCGAGCGCTGCCGGCCGCCAACGATAACAAGATCGGCATCTGCTTTTTCTGCCAGCCCCACGATGCTGTCGCCGTGGCCGCCGATCGCACCGCCGACAGCATGTTCGACGCTGGCCTCGTCAAGCTGACCGATGAGCTCACGGATCGTAGCGTGTCGGCTCGCTACATCGTCCGGTGATACCTCTCCACTCGTCGTGTCGAATCCAAGTCGATCGAGGGATTCGGCATATTCCTCGTCGGTAAAGACGTGGCCGAGCACGACGGTTGCGTCCGACGGCCCAGCGATGTCAATCGTCTCTTCAGCCAGTCGATCGATTCGATCAGCGTCACCTGGCCCGACCGCTAAGAGGACAGTCCCTAATGCCATGGCCACACTTCCGTCTATCCCCATATAATACGTCGGGCTATAGTTCTGGACTCCTCCGATTGATGAGACCACTCACTCTCCCTCACCAAGCGTTTCATTCGCAAGCGAGTCGTCGAAGTCAGTCGATTCATTTGAGTCGGCTCCATCGCGAACCTGTGCGAACGCCACGTTCTCGCGGGCTTGGGTGATCTCGACGGTCACCACATCGTCGGGTTGAGTATCCGGTACGATCACCACGTACCCCTGGTCAAGTTTCGCGATCCCATCCCCTTGATCACCGATCGTTTCGATCGTCACTTCGCGGAGGTCGCCCTCCTCAACTGGCGGTGCGCGCTCACTGTCTTCGGTGGGATCCCTCTCCGACTGTTGGTCGTCGTCCGCTGTCGCTTGCGAGTGTAAGCCGGCCTGTGGCAGGACGACCACGCGATAGGTCTCGCCGACGTCTACTTCGCCGTGGGTGAGTTCCTCGCGTGGAATCGTGACCTCGTGCGAGTCACCGCGCTGCTCGACAGTCGTGCTGAACAGACACCTTAGCCGATCAGAGATTTCGACCATTACACTCCCTCGTCACGAATTGATGATGACTGGGAGGCCTTTCTGTGTCGTTGACGTGGAACAGAACCTGGATTCATGGACATCGGCGTGAATCAGTGGTGTCTCAGGCTCCAATAGAGACGTATTTGTCTTCCCACTCACGACGAGCCTCGATTTCACGCCGACCACGCTGTGTGATCTCGTAGAAGTTGGTCCGGCGATCGATCTGGCCTTTGTCGACCAGTCCTTTCTCGACCAGATCATCGAGATTCGGATACAATCGGCCGTGGTGGATCTCGGTCTCGTAGTACTCCTCGAGTTCGTCTTTGACCGCCAACCCATGGGGGTCGTCCTGGCCTGCGATGGCGTAGAGGAGGTCACGCTGGAACCCAGTCAGATCGTACATATCCCCGATATGGTTATTCCCACAGTAAAATATGTCGGCCCGCGGAAATCCGGCTTCGATCAGCCGATCGACTAGGCTGGGGCTGAGGCGAGCATTTCCTGGGCAGCACCTGGAAGATCACTCGCCTCAACACCACGCAGTTGGTCGTCGCCAAGCCGGAGGCGCAGCCGTGGCCGCCCCACGTCAATCGGCACTTTCTCGGTCGCGATCAATCCGGGCTTTTCAAGTCGGCTTTTCGCCCGCGAGAACGTCGCTTTACTTGCGACGCCCGCATCCTCGCCCCACCTCGATATCTCATAGAGCTGAATTTCGTGGGCTGCGGCTGCGAGCAGCGTCAGGTCCACCTCGTTGAGAGCGTTGCCATCACTTCGAGTCGTCTTGACGGCCTCAAGCATCGCGCGGAAGTCAGCTTCGACCTCGGAGCCGAACGTATCGGCGAGCGTCTCGTAGACCCGTGATCGCGCTGGGGTCCGCAAGTCGAACGGGGTAGTATCCTCCCACGATTCGTCGCACCGCTCGCGCATCGCCGCGACGAACTCGGCGTCGTCAGTCCTGAGACCCGCAACCTGATCGGCGGTCTGGACGAGCGAAATCACCGAGTCCTCGCCCACCACCAGGCCGCTCTCGAACTCGTCTTCGGTGACGCGAAGTGATAACGTCTCGTCAGCCACCAGATCCGCAGCGGTACTCGCGAGTTGGAAATCTCGACGCAGCCATTTCAGATGGGACTCTCGTGCGAGCAGCCAAACTGTGGGTGGCTCGTCGAGATCAGCTAGTACTTCGATGAGTCCTGCAGTCGAGTCCTCACCGAGGCCAGCTACGTATATCTCGTTCGATGCGGGCACATCCACGAAGCTCGCTCGATACACCTCAGCCACCGTCGGCGCGACCTGTGAAGCACTCGCCATGGAGACGATTCGAGACCAACCGCTATTTACATTTTGGCTATCTTGCTGGCGAAATCAGAGGTACGCGTTAGAGAGGCTGCTCAAAGCGCAGTACAACCGACTACGGCTGAGAGCCGTAGTACAAGGAAGCACTAAGGGCGAAATTGAGTAACTGTGATCAACAGCGAAGACGGTACGATCCGTACCGAGACTGTACCATCCACTCTGTCGGGACGAGGGAACCACTCCTCACACTCCACACAGTCCGAACGCATCCGAGAGCAGGGATGCCGATCCTCTATTGAATGTCAGGGAACGATCTGCTGGATCGCCACTCCTACTCGAAGCGGTCAGGCACTGCGCTGCGTTCGACTTAGTTAAAGATCGCGGGACTGGACGGTCTTGCGATCGTTGTCTTCCGCACGCTGAGCGGCATCGGCGAGCAGATCTTTCACCTCGCCGTCGAGGGCGTCATAAAAATCCGACGACACGTTGTGGTCCGTGAGCTGGTCTTTGACTGCCGCTTGAACGATGAGGTCAGCCATGCTTCAGTTGCTCCCACCGACTCGTACTTATACCTTTTCGAGGTGAGGAGATAAAGTGTTGTGACGAGTGGTGAGTTGGGGTGCATGAATCAAGAGTTGGTAGTCACGCTGTCCGAAGCCATCTTCGGAAACAGGTGTTTGGGGCTGTCGAACTGGCTCCATCGAGTGAGTGCGTCTGCTGAGCGTCTGACGTAGTTTTTACGTTCTCGACGAATACGATGAACATATGATCGAACGGCGTCCTCTTCCCTCCTACGCCGTCGAAGCCTACGATGTCCTACGCGAGGCCGTACCTGAGACCGACGACGGACGTCGAGAGATCTCCCCCGACACTGCGTGGGCGGTGCTCGAAGATACCGACGAAGAGTTGACTGACGGCGACATCGAGCACGTCCTCGACCTACTATACAATCGCGGCGAGATCTACCATGTCAACGAGCAAATCCGCTTCACCGACCCCGAGGAGTTCGATCAGCAGTACCACGAGGACGATGAACAGGAAAACGACGAATAACTTGGTCGCGTCGGAAAATCGTTCAGAACCGTCTGGGCAGTCGCTGAAACGAAGTCGTAGCTGACTCCTTGAAGGAATGGGGACTGATTGNTTGGTCGCGTCGGAAAATCGTTCAGAACCGTCTGGGCAGTCGCTGAAACGAAGTCGTAGCTGACTCCTTGAAGGAATGGGGACTGATTGATGAACGTGAACGAGTCCCCGATTGAGGTTACGGTCACGATACACTTCGTTCTGACTATTGATCCAACTGAACAGTACCCACTTGCCGCCTTCGCGGAGTTTCTGACCGAGCAGCGTCTCGAATCGACGCTGCTCGAAGCGATCATCGAAAGCCTCAACGACGTACTCGTTGAGGCGTACTGTGGCGAAAAACACGCACAGGGAAACGGAACCAACCGATTCCAACGCTCGACAACGAAGATTCGCACGGCGGTTACTACCGTCGGCGAGCACGAGTTCTCCCTTAGCTACGTCGAAGACACTGCGGCAACTGACGACGAGAACGCTCACTTCCGCCCCATCGAACAATTCGTCGATTTCAACGGAAAGAAGCGATATCAGCAGGATATCGCTGCGCGAACAGTCGATCTTGCGACGGCTCTCTCCTACCGTGATGCAGCCACACATGCCGAGGACCTCGAAAGGACGCCCTCGAAGGACACCATCCGCGATCGCGTGACCGAGTGCGGCAGGAAACTCACAGAGTTCGTTTCCAGCCGCATTGCCGGATCTGATGCTGAAACGATCATCCCTGACGGAACCAACTGCTACAGTCAGGACGAGGACCGTGAGTACCACGACGTACGAGTAACGCTCGCAGAAGACACTGAAGCAGCGTCACGATCAGTGCTTGATGTCTCGGTGAATACTCCCTGGAGTGAGATTGCGGATACTCTGGATACTGCTGAGGCGATCACTGACGACGCGAAAGTCGTCAGTGACGCCGAAAAGAGCCTTGTTGGGGCCTTTCAAACAGATACACGCGATCATCAACTCGATTTGTCTCACGTTCCGCGCACACTTGGCTACAAGCTGTGGGACGACGGCGCGCTCTCATTGGAGGACCGTAACGAGATCGTTTCGGAAGTCTCTGGAGAGTTGTTCCACCTGAAGAACTCTGTCGAGAAACATCGTCCACAAGAGGAGTATTCGGCGATCCGCGAGCGGATCGCCCGAACGAAAGAGCGCATAGGGAAGACAGCATGGCAGTTAGAGCAACTCTCCTCGCCGAAAGCCGCATCGTACCTTCGTAGTGGACTGGATTCGATGGTGACGTTTGCTGAGGACGCGATAGACGGGTTCGAGGGGCCGTGGACCTCGAACCCTGTCGAACGAGCAATGGGAGAGGTAGCCAAACGATGCAAGCGTGACTGGATGCAGTGGAGCGAAGAAGGGTTAGATACGCTGTTGCAGTTGTCTCTCACGAAATACGCGAATCCCGAATACTACCGCGAGTTCTTCGATGAGTTCCTCCAGCGGTCAACTCACGGAAAGATACGATGTAGCGTGTCGGTCACAACGAACGGAGGTGAACTCTGAACGGTTTTCCGACGCGACCAANTCCAGCGGTCAACTCACGGAAAGATACGATGTAGCGTGTCGGTCACAACGAACGGAGGTGAACTCTGAACGGTTTTCCGACGCGACCAATAACTTGCAGCACAGACAATCGCTGGAACTCAGATTTCCGTCACACGCTGGAACTCGTCGCTGAGCGCTGCGGCATCCTCAGGGAGAAGCGCAACGATGAGGTATTCGGCGTACTCTTCGAAGTACTCGACTAGCGCCGCGATCCGGTCGGAGTCGAGTGCTTCGAGCGAGTCGATCACGATGACCGGCAGCGACTCGTGGAGGTCGTGGACCAGATACCCCGCGAGCGCGAAGACGAGACCGGTGACCTCACGTTCGCTTTCTGAGAGGTGAGCGATCGAGTCCTCGTAGGTCGTTCCGTCTTGGGTGCTCCGAATCACGTGGAGGTCGAACGCCCCCCGATCGACCTTTCGGCGACCTTCCCGTACTGTTTGCTCGGTGCGCTCGATCCAGATTCGCTCAATGTTGGCATAGTCGAGCACTCCGAGGATGGTCTCCATGTGGTCGTTGAATTCCTCGACAGCCTCGGATTCGAGCTGTTCGATCCGGGTGCGGAGGTCCGCCAGTTCGGTCTGGAGTTCCTCGCGACGTTCGGACAGCTGGTCACGTTCGTCGAGATCTTCCTCGACGCTTGCGATCTCCTCACGAACGTCATCGAGGTCGCTTTCGAGCCGCCCGAGTTCGAACTCGAGCTGGTTGGCCTCCTTGTGGTGGTCGAGTAGTTCGCTCTGTTCTTGGCCTTCAAGCTCCTCGACGGCGGTCTCGCGCTCGTCGATCTCGTCTTCCAGCGTCGCCCGTTCGTCGGTGAGATCGTCGAGGGTTGCCTCGCGTTCGTCGATCTCGCGGTCGATCTCGTCAAGTTTGCGGTCGACGCGCTCGCGCCGGTCACGATCGCCTCGGAGGGCGTCGCGTCGGTCGGTCAGTTCGTCGAGTTCGGCGTCGATCTCGTTGCGTTTCGAGGAGTGTTCGCGGCGGAGTTCTCGCAGACTCTCAAGGGTATCGTCGATCGCGTCGCGTTCGACCTCGCTCCCGCAGGTCCAACACACCGTGGTGTCCTCGACCAACTGGTCGGTGAGCGCGTCGTCCTCGTCGTCGGTGTCGCTGTCGCTGTCGGTCCCGTCGCGGTTCTGGAGGGCGGCCTGGAGTTCGGGGTTGTCCCCGTCGAGGAGGTCCTCGTTGAACTGGAGGATGCGCTGGAGCTGGTTGATCGTGGATTCGAGCGACTGCTTGTGATCGCGGAGCCGATCGATTTCGGAGTTAACCTCTTCGAGATCGCCCGCAGGCGTCTCGGGCAGGTCCTCCAGTGTGTCCTCAAGCTCGTCGTGTTCGTCTTCGAGCGCCTGGATACTCTCTCGTTCGGTCTCGATGCGGTAGCGAGCGTCCTCAAGGTCCGAGCGTACCTCCTGAAGTTCGTCGAGGGCGTCCTCGAAGGCGTTCTGTTGTTCTCTGGTATCGTCGACAGTCTTGTCGGCGTCTTCGATCTCGGCTTCCTTCTCGTCGAGTTCGGCACGTTTATCCTCGAGTTGGTCTTCGAGGCGTGTCTTCTCGGCTTCGAGTTCGGGGAGGCGCGAGTCGAGAGTGTCCAATCGGTCGAGTTCGTCGTCAAGCTGGCGTTTCTCGGCTTCGAGCTGTTCGATCTCGGCTTGGATCGCGGCGGTATCGACGGGCCGCATGATGACCTCACGGAGGTCGTCGTCGCGTGCGACCGCCTGACGGGCTTCGTTGGATTCGAGTAGGAACCCGAACAGTTCCGCAGCCTCGATGTCCTCGAGGTAGGGGTCGCCATCGAAGACTACTGTACTATTGCGGCGTTCGAGCGTTCGGGTGTACGTGTCGTTACCGAGGGTGAGAGTAACCTCGCCGTGGTCGGCGTCGCCCTTGAGCGAGACGTGCTCGCTTCCAAGTGTCGCCATCAACGCCTGGAGAAGCGAGGTTCGATTGGTGGCGTTCCGGCCAGTCAGTGATGTAACGCCCGGTGAGAACGTGATTTCGCTGGTGTCGATACCACCGATGTTCTCGACAGACAGCTCGGCGTGCTTCTCGGTAGTTTGTGATTGACTCATTGGAATATACGACGATAACCGCTAGTCTATCTAAGGTCTTGGCATTTGGCGACTATCTGAGGCTACAAATCAATTACAGAGTTGTCATCATGTTCACTCGCCCTTAGTCCAATAAGGACGAGTACTTTTATCCACTCCCCCGCCCTCGGGGACACCGTACCAGATGCAACAGCCCAGAACCCGGGTTACTCGCCCCGAGAACGGTGATCGATCGATCGAACGTCACGGAGGCGCGTAGCGTGGTGCGCATCGACGCCGTCATCGAGGACTTCCTGACGGACAAGGGCAAGGGCCAGCGCGGCGAGAGCGGGAACTACCGCCAGGACGCGAGTCGAGAGCTCGATCGGTTCGTCGGTTTTCTCACGGATCACGAAGACGTCGTGACGACGTTCGACGAACTGGATTCGGGCCATCTCCGCGAGTACGCGCGCTACCTCGCTCGTCAGGGCTGGACCGCGGGCACAGTCCGTACGTACTACGCGTACATCTCGGCGTTCTGCGGGTGGGCCGTTCGCGAAGGCCATCTCCCTGAGAACGTCGCCCAGCGTCGCAACGCCACCGAGCCGATCCCCGACAACGGTGGTCACAAGAGCGGCGATCAGCAAGCGTGGTCCGTCGAGGATCGCCAACAGCTCACCACGTTCGTCGACGAGCAGGCCCACACTGCAATCGATGAGATCGGTGAAGATCGAGAGGCTGCGATCAAGGCCTGCCGCGACCGCGCGTTGGTGTATCTCCTCTCGTATTCCGGCGTGCGTGGCGCGGAGGTCCTCCGTGATCGGAACGACGAGCGTCGCCAAGGGCTCTACTGGGAGGACGTCCACCTCGAAGACCGCTATGCGACAGTGTTTGCCAAAAAGCAGCGTCTCGACGATCGGGGGCTCCCCGANCGTCCACCTCGAAGACCGCTATGCGACAGTGTTTGCCAAAAAGCAGCGTCTCGACGATCGGGGGCTCCCCGAGCCGGTACTCCATCCGCTACAGACATACGAGAAGATCCTCGACGCGCCGAGCGAGAACTGGCCGGTGTTCCCCTCGTTCCATCGCCCGACGCTCTCGGAGTGTCTGACCGATGGACTGACCGCCCGCGGGTACACCACAACGGAGATCGAAGAGATGCACACGGACCGGTCGCAGATCGAAATCTGCATCGGATTCGATGTCACGCCTCCGTCGATGACGACCGGTGCTGGGCGACACGTCCTCAAGCGGCTCTGTGATGAGGTAGGTATCGAACTCCACGACGACCACGACTATCTGATGCCTCACGGCGCTCGCCGCGGTGCCGGTGAAGTTCTCGTACGGACTTCAGGACACGCGGCCGCCGCCAGAGCACTCGATAACTCCGAGGAAGTCGTTCGCGAACACTACTCGCATATCGAAGCCGGCGAACTCGCCGACCAGATGACCAGTGCGTTCCAAGAAGTGGATCAGCAAGGTGGAGGGAGCAGCGAGTGAGGATAGACACGGATCACCCTCATGATTTGGCCATGAACGCTATGACACGCTCCGGACGGTAGCAAAGGTTTAGTGAGGAGGCGCAGAAAACACGAGATAGATCGATGCGACAATTTGTCAAGTGGGCAGCTATCCTTGCAACGGTCGCTGCGGGCTGGACTGTCATCGCGCCGGCGATCTGGCAACCCAACCACACGCAAGCGCTCACAAACGTTCTACTGGGGGAGTTCGCGGCACTCGTGCTCGGCCACACAGCCTACCGGCTCACCTCTGGGACGGACCCCTCGATGTCGGCTGCCTTGGGCGGGGCGCTCCTCGGCCTCGTCATCGCCCTTTCTCCGATCGTCTTCGGTCTCGTGTTCGGGCTC harbors:
- a CDS encoding TRAM domain-containing protein; this encodes MVEISDRLRCLFSTTVEQRGDSHEVTIPREELTHGEVDVGETYRVVVLPQAGLHSQATADDDQQSERDPTEDSERAPPVEEGDLREVTIETIGDQGDGIAKLDQGYVVIVPDTQPDDVVTVEITQARENVAFAQVRDGADSNESTDFDDSLANETLGEGE
- a CDS encoding acyl-CoA carboxylase subunit beta encodes the protein MVTEDPAAVPDETDAEADTETDTVDADVVESPTEELRRRRAEAKRGGGTERIAAQHDRGKLTARERIDYFLDDGTFCEVGQFVEHRSTNFDMDDKQYAGDGVVTGYGEVDGRTVFVFAHDFTVLGGSVGEAVADKICTVMDKAIENGVPIIGLNDSAGARIQEGIDSLAGFAKIFRRNTEASGLVPQISAIMGPCAGGATYSPALTDFTFMVEDTSHMMITGPDVVETVTGEEISMSELGGATTHATESGVAHRTCKSEEDALDDIKRLLSYLPQNNVEDPPAVEPWDDPERDSPMDGIVPDEPRKPYDVTAVIDGIVDEGSFFEVHGDFVRNLVTGFARMDGSPMGVVANQPCVNAGTIDIEASQKGARFVRFCDSFNIPVLTFVDVPGFMPGTDQEHNGIIRHGAKLIYAYAEATVPLSTVILRKAYGGAYIVMGSKLLGADTNYAWPGAETAVLGPRGAVNILYSDKIAAANDPEATRQALMDEYREEFANPYSAAKRGYIDDVIEPCETRERLIRDLGMLDRKRIDSPSKDHGNIQL
- a CDS encoding universal stress protein, translating into MALGTVLLAVGPGDADRIDRLAEETIDIAGPSDATVVLGHVFTDEEYAESLDRLGFDTTSGEVSPDDVASRHATIRELIGQLDEASVEHAVGGAIGGHGDSIVGLAEKADADLVIVGGRQRSPAGKAVFGSTAQEVMLSAPCPVTFVRADTS
- a CDS encoding ISH6 family transposase, translating into MEVTVTIHFVLTIDPTEQYPLAAFAEFLTEQRLESTLLEAIIESLNDVLVEAYCGEKHAQGNGTNRFQRSTTKIRTAVTTVGEHEFSLSYVEDTAATDDENAHFRPIEQFVDFNGKKRYQQDIAARTVDLATALSYRDAATHAEDLERTPSKDTIRDRVTECGRKLTEFVSSRIAGSDAETIIPDGTNCYSQDEDREYHDVRVTLAEDTEAASRSVLDVSVNTPWSEIADTLDTAEAITDDAKVVSDAEKSLVGAFQTDTRDHQLDLSHVPRTLGYKLWDDGALSLEDRNEIVSEVSGELFHLKNSVEKHRPQEEYSAIRERIARTKERIGKTAWQLEQLSSPKAASYLRSGLDSMVTFAEDAIDGFEGPWTSNPVERAMGEVAKRCKRDWMQWSEEGLDTLLQLSLTKYANPEYYREFFDEFLQRSTHGKIRCSVSVTTNGGEL
- a CDS encoding PadR family transcriptional regulator, encoding MYDLTGFQRDLLYAIAGQDDPHGLAVKDELEEYYETEIHHGRLYPNLDDLVEKGLVDKGQIDRRTNFYEITQRGRREIEARREWEDKYVSIGA
- a CDS encoding beta-ketoacyl-ACP reductase; this translates as MTDTYTCVVTGASRGIGRGIAETLGDQGANVGVNYRSSEADAYEVVDAIEDAGGSAIPLQADVAEDTAVEAMCDAVHDAFGPVDVLVNNAGITVDRTFENMTRANWERVIDVNLGGVYNCTQAFYDDLREAKHGRLINISSVVGQEGNYGQANYAATKSGLFGFTRTLALELASSGTTANCVAPGFVKTDMLCDVPDDVLEKILQRIPLDRFAEVDDVAGIVGFLAGKESAYMTGQILGVNGGMEW
- a CDS encoding tyrosine-type recombinase/integrase — protein: MRIDAVIEDFLTDKGKGQRGESGNYRQDASRELDRFVGFLTDHEDVVTTFDELDSGHLREYARYLARQGWTAGTVRTYYAYISAFCGWAVREGHLPENVAQRRNATEPIPDNGGHKSGDQQAWSVEDRQQLTTFVDEQAHTAIDEIGEDREAAIKACRDRALVYLLSYSGVRGAEVLRDRNDERRQGLYWEDVHLEDRYATVFAKKQRLDDRGLPXRPPRRPLCDSVCQKAASRRSGAPRAGTPSATDIREDPRRAERELAGVPLVPSPDALGVSDRWTDRPRVHHNGDRRDAHGPVADRNLHRIRCHASVDDDRCWATRPQAAL
- the tbsP gene encoding transcriptional regulator TbsP; the protein is MASASQVAPTVAEVYRASFVDVPASNEIYVAGLGEDSTAGLIEVLADLDEPPTVWLLARESHLKWLRRDFQLASTAADLVADETLSLRVTEDEFESGLVVGEDSVISLVQTADQVAGLRTDDAEFVAAMRERCDESWEDTTPFDLRTPARSRVYETLADTFGSEVEADFRAMLEAVKTTRSDGNALNEVDLTLLAAAAHEIQLYEISRWGEDAGVASKATFSRAKSRLEKPGLIATEKVPIDVGRPRLRLRLGDDQLRGVEASDLPGAAQEMLASAPA
- a CDS encoding archaea-specific SMC-related protein, whose product is MSQSQTTEKHAELSVENIGGIDTSEITFSPGVTSLTGRNATNRTSLLQALMATLGSEHVSLKGDADHGEVTLTLGNDTYTRTLERRNSTVVFDGDPYLEDIEAAELFGFLLESNEARQAVARDDDLREVIMRPVDTAAIQAEIEQLEAEKRQLDDELDRLDTLDSRLPELEAEKTRLEDQLEDKRAELDEKEAEIEDADKTVDDTREQQNAFEDALDELQEVRSDLEDARYRIETERESIQALEDEHDELEDTLEDLPETPAGDLEEVNSEIDRLRDHKQSLESTINQLQRILQFNEDLLDGDNPELQAALQNRDGTDSDSDTDDEDDALTDQLVEDTTVCWTCGSEVERDAIDDTLESLRELRREHSSKRNEIDAELDELTDRRDALRGDRDRRERVDRKLDEIDREIDEREATLDDLTDERATLEDEIDERETAVEELEGQEQSELLDHHKEANQLEFELGRLESDLDDVREEIASVEEDLDERDQLSERREELQTELADLRTRIEQLESEAVEEFNDHMETILGVLDYANIERIWIERTEQTVREGRRKVDRGAFDLHVIRSTQDGTTYEDSIAHLSESEREVTGLVFALAGYLVHDLHESLPVIVIDSLEALDSDRIAALVEYFEEYAEYLIVALLPEDAAALSDEFQRVTEI